In one Lachnospiraceae bacterium GAM79 genomic region, the following are encoded:
- a CDS encoding type IV pilus twitching motility protein PilT gives MLDMKELLAFSVEAKASDVHIAVGIPPKLRINGRLTEVEVPPLTPADAAEAIGATMKERHVAILKDRGEVDFSFDSPETGRFRVNVYMDRGNMAAAYRRVETQIPRPDQLGIPREVVDLYKRKRGLVLVTGPTGSGKSTTLASIINKANENLTDHIITLEDPIEYIHHHNKAIVNQREVGMDTLSYANALRAALREDPDIILVGEMRDLETISTAITAAETGHLVFSTLHTIGAASTIDRIIDIFPTNQQQQVRVQLAMVLEGVISQSLLPTANGQGRVAAFEVMLASPAIRSLIREAKTHQIQSTIQTSRQLGMITMDDALYDLFSAGTITREMAMTYAQDQQYLRKKINGQ, from the coding sequence ATGCTGGATATGAAGGAGCTCCTGGCATTCTCGGTTGAGGCGAAGGCATCTGATGTACATATTGCAGTCGGAATACCACCAAAGCTCAGAATCAATGGACGATTGACAGAAGTTGAAGTTCCTCCGCTTACACCTGCTGATGCGGCAGAAGCGATCGGAGCAACCATGAAAGAAAGACATGTAGCGATCTTAAAGGACAGAGGTGAGGTCGATTTCTCGTTTGACTCACCGGAGACCGGACGTTTCCGTGTGAACGTATATATGGATCGCGGTAATATGGCGGCGGCTTACAGACGAGTTGAGACACAGATCCCAAGACCTGATCAGCTTGGTATTCCGAGAGAGGTTGTTGATCTCTATAAGAGAAAGAGAGGGCTTGTACTTGTAACGGGACCTACCGGTTCGGGAAAATCAACAACACTTGCTTCTATTATAAATAAAGCAAATGAAAACCTGACAGATCATATCATCACACTGGAGGACCCTATCGAGTATATCCATCATCACAACAAGGCAATCGTAAATCAGCGAGAAGTTGGTATGGATACACTCAGCTACGCAAATGCACTTCGTGCAGCACTCCGTGAAGATCCTGATATCATTCTGGTAGGAGAGATGCGAGATCTTGAGACTATTTCAACAGCGATCACTGCAGCCGAGACAGGACATTTGGTTTTCTCGACTCTGCATACGATCGGCGCGGCAAGTACGATCGACCGTATCATTGATATCTTCCCTACAAACCAGCAGCAGCAGGTACGTGTACAGCTTGCGATGGTCCTTGAAGGCGTTATATCACAGTCACTTCTGCCTACGGCAAATGGTCAGGGACGAGTAGCAGCCTTTGAAGTTATGCTTGCTTCTCCTGCTATACGGAGTCTGATCCGTGAAGCAAAGACGCATCAGATCCAGTCAACGATTCAGACAAGCAGACAGCTTGGAATGATTACGATGGATGATGCACTGTACGATCTGTTCTCTGCGGGAACTATAACCAGAGAGATGGCAATGACATATGCACAGGATCAGCAGTACCTCAGAAAGAAGATTAACGGACAGTAA
- a CDS encoding type II secretion system F family protein produces the protein MAVFNYKVVDKDGKNKKGTIEAPNRDGAEKKLKSDGYSIMSLTEQNNPFSGGLIKKKVKSRDLGVFCKQFSAVIKAGVTIISALELMGDQIENPTLKRAVMDAKTYVEKGGTLADALRVNSDVFPPIMINMVAAGELSGNLEVCLDRLVEHFEKDNALSSKIKGAMVYPIVVFIVMIIVVIVVMIAVIPNFTSMFEDMGTKLPLATRMMVAASNFIIHKWYILIIVVAAIVFACKAFKKSSVGEQFFSNIAIKAPVFGNLTIKSACSRFARTMSTLMASGISMIDAVEQVAKMMDNKIIRDGLMDAKTQVAKGIPLSKPLKDMEVLPPMLSAMTKIGEETGDIEEMLSKVADYYDEEVDAATNKLTAAMEPLIMVILACIVGMIVAAVYGPIMSMYDAMDQY, from the coding sequence ATGGCAGTATTTAACTACAAGGTTGTTGACAAAGATGGTAAGAATAAAAAAGGTACCATCGAGGCCCCAAACAGAGATGGAGCGGAGAAAAAGCTGAAGTCGGATGGCTATTCGATCATGAGCCTGACAGAGCAGAACAATCCATTTTCAGGGGGTTTAATTAAGAAGAAAGTAAAATCACGAGACCTGGGTGTCTTTTGTAAACAGTTCTCAGCTGTTATAAAAGCGGGTGTTACGATCATTTCCGCATTGGAACTGATGGGCGACCAGATCGAGAATCCAACACTGAAGCGTGCGGTTATGGATGCGAAGACATATGTTGAAAAAGGTGGTACTCTTGCAGATGCCCTTCGAGTAAACTCAGATGTATTCCCTCCGATCATGATCAACATGGTAGCTGCCGGTGAGTTGTCCGGTAACTTAGAGGTGTGTCTGGATCGTCTGGTAGAACACTTTGAAAAGGATAATGCATTATCCAGTAAGATCAAGGGCGCGATGGTTTATCCTATCGTAGTATTTATCGTAATGATCATCGTAGTAATCGTGGTAATGATCGCGGTAATCCCGAACTTCACCAGTATGTTTGAAGACATGGGAACAAAGCTTCCTCTTGCAACAAGAATGATGGTTGCGGCAAGTAACTTCATTATTCATAAATGGTACATATTGATCATTGTTGTAGCAGCGATCGTGTTTGCCTGTAAGGCGTTCAAGAAGAGTTCGGTTGGTGAACAGTTCTTCTCGAATATCGCGATCAAGGCTCCGGTATTCGGAAACCTGACGATCAAATCAGCTTGCTCCAGATTCGCAAGAACCATGAGCACTTTGATGGCATCCGGTATCTCTATGATCGATGCTGTAGAACAGGTAGCGAAGATGATGGATAATAAGATCATACGTGATGGCCTGATGGATGCAAAGACACAGGTTGCAAAGGGTATCCCGCTTTCAAAACCATTAAAGGATATGGAGGTTCTTCCGCCGATGTTATCAGCGATGACAAAGATCGGTGAAGAGACCGGTGATATCGAGGAGATGCTCAGTAAGGTTGCCGACTACTACGATGAAGAGGTAGACGCAGCTACTAATAAATTAACGGCAGCAATGGAACCGTTGATCATGGTTATACTTGCCTGTATCGTAGGTATGATCGTAGCAGCTGTATACGGTCCTATCATGAGTATGTACGATGCAATGGATCAGTATTAA
- a CDS encoding prepilin-type N-terminal cleavage/methylation domain-containing protein, giving the protein MKKNNKGFSLVELIIVIAIMAILAGALAPALIKYINKSRASTDISNADTIRSACQTAMSNEEAMASLGSTAKTATVTSWKASGSFGQELSEILGSASLKGKYYDKNSEFKVLIDVANNKVEVYSGGNTNKLLSPQN; this is encoded by the coding sequence ATGAAGAAGAACAACAAAGGTTTCTCATTAGTAGAATTAATTATCGTTATTGCTATCATGGCAATCCTTGCAGGCGCACTTGCACCGGCACTTATCAAGTACATTAACAAGTCAAGAGCATCAACAGATATTTCAAATGCTGACACTATTCGTTCTGCATGTCAGACCGCAATGTCAAATGAAGAGGCTATGGCTTCACTTGGAAGTACTGCAAAAACAGCTACTGTAACTTCATGGAAAGCATCAGGAAGTTTTGGACAGGAACTTAGCGAGATTCTTGGTAGCGCATCATTAAAGGGTAAATATTACGACAAGAATTCTGAATTCAAAGTTTTAATTGATGTAGCAAACAATAAAGTTGAAGTTTATTCAGGCGGAAATACAAATAAATTACTTTCCCCACAGAACTAG
- the pilM gene encoding type IV pilus assembly protein PilM, with amino-acid sequence MASNKKVLTIDITNESITITEVTASEKKTSTVHNAIIFETPEDSYEDGFIRDKERIAEAIRSQLAANGITNKDAIFVLTSTKIVNREVLVPFVKENKIKGIINANSSEYFPVNIEDYTVSHSVLETVTDEENNKQLRVLAVAAPTSMVRSYYEVAALAGLKVVALDYIGNAMLQLIKTQTSENMTTMVIQLGSESTVLNIVKGDILLLQRTVPYGTNVVVNEVMDAKGVDATTAMTLLQNERLITVDFDDNAITGSFRYLINNIGRVMDFFASKNPDKPIDDVFLTGDGALIKGIDGLFKVQLNVSTRVMDSLFNIKFDPKIDLKIYNPVYLMVPIGAAFAPMGFVISEGATASKKEGAVDSTPFVVAFLILAVLVAGGVTAASFIMKNKAQSELDDVNRKIESIKDIETIVQDYEDAESIYVDAMSMYSYTKNLNENVVTFINALEEKMPKGTEVTAFNSDASGVSISGTAEKYDDVAGLAISLKEIDCIDNSFIGSITENVDEESGKTTYDFTVTCIYVDANASTEDTTETDATLAQ; translated from the coding sequence ATGGCGAGTAATAAAAAAGTCTTAACAATCGACATTACAAATGAAAGTATTACTATCACAGAAGTAACCGCTTCTGAGAAGAAGACTTCAACCGTACATAATGCCATCATCTTTGAGACTCCGGAAGACTCATACGAAGATGGTTTTATCAGAGACAAAGAAAGAATTGCAGAAGCAATCAGATCACAGCTTGCTGCAAACGGAATCACTAACAAGGACGCGATTTTCGTCCTTACCTCTACAAAGATCGTTAACAGAGAGGTCCTTGTGCCTTTCGTTAAGGAGAACAAAATCAAAGGAATTATTAATGCGAACTCATCAGAGTATTTCCCTGTTAATATAGAGGATTACACCGTATCCCATTCTGTATTAGAGACAGTCACTGATGAAGAAAATAACAAACAGTTAAGAGTCCTTGCTGTAGCAGCACCGACCAGTATGGTTCGTTCCTACTATGAAGTGGCAGCACTTGCGGGACTGAAAGTAGTGGCGCTCGATTACATTGGAAATGCCATGTTACAGCTGATCAAGACACAGACCAGTGAGAACATGACAACGATGGTAATCCAGTTAGGTAGTGAATCTACCGTATTAAATATTGTAAAAGGAGATATCCTTTTACTCCAGAGAACTGTACCATATGGTACCAATGTTGTAGTAAATGAAGTAATGGATGCAAAGGGCGTAGATGCAACGACAGCTATGACCTTACTTCAGAATGAACGTCTGATCACAGTTGATTTCGATGATAATGCGATCACCGGTTCATTCCGTTACCTGATCAATAACATTGGACGTGTGATGGATTTCTTTGCATCAAAAAATCCGGATAAGCCGATTGATGATGTATTCCTGACAGGCGATGGAGCACTGATCAAAGGAATCGATGGTTTATTCAAGGTACAGCTTAATGTATCAACCAGAGTTATGGATAGTTTATTCAATATCAAGTTTGACCCGAAGATTGATTTGAAGATTTATAATCCTGTATACCTTATGGTTCCTATCGGTGCGGCTTTTGCACCTATGGGATTTGTAATATCAGAAGGGGCAACAGCATCTAAGAAAGAAGGAGCTGTTGATTCTACGCCTTTTGTAGTTGCATTTCTGATTCTGGCAGTGCTCGTTGCCGGTGGTGTGACTGCGGCTTCATTTATCATGAAGAATAAGGCACAGAGTGAGCTGGATGATGTAAACCGAAAGATTGAATCAATTAAAGATATTGAAACCATTGTACAGGACTATGAGGATGCAGAGAGCATCTATGTGGATGCCATGAGCATGTACAGCTACACTAAGAATCTGAATGAGAATGTAGTAACCTTTATCAATGCTTTAGAAGAGAAGATGCCAAAGGGAACAGAAGTAACAGCGTTCAATTCAGATGCGAGCGGTGTATCCATATCCGGTACTGCAGAAAAGTATGACGATGTTGCGGGTCTTGCGATCAGCTTAAAAGAAATTGACTGTATCGATAATTCATTCATCGGAAGCATTACAGAGAATGTAGATGAGGAATCAGGCAAGACTACATATGATTTCACTGTAACCTGTATCTATGTGGATGCGAATGCATCAACAGAAGATACTACAGAGACAGATGCAACATTAGCTCAGTAA
- a CDS encoding prepilin-type N-terminal cleavage/methylation domain-containing protein, giving the protein MTKKNNKGFSLIEVIIAVAVFAILIVPLTSQLISAVNINKKSTKKQYAIDKAEQIMESFKTADMSSSAISIPDGNSTGSYNFTCTTTTPKTTDNKIAGVKKVNYTEKTYTCNDISIGGNYAKYGCTVTVSDLAQQVAAMGYIWDPATGDAKVDENGDYVKITSSVGTVRTLDNKQAAIIAGATYTGDTGTADGNNLDNQASAYFKDQKTELLKSHTVQYNQMLSSDGDEFWKNDEFSKTTTIKVSKTANNKYRVQCIVKYVDKTTIGVIKSEYENNTNNVYKPASANGEGVVYQNDYDKLPPIYLLYVPATSNGIYVNRDYVNIDTNALDADEKAKIYIFQTVADIDDKYAEIINEALQGGDSSKTLDDLIYVNNQHKVSPSSVKVRVNFADSTGTLKKPADEAKINTLAGKTKVYANFTVDKPNSTVSVMGTKDDTADDVYMYDLTVLMEEKDSNDKTTDKTTISGTRGN; this is encoded by the coding sequence ATGACAAAGAAAAACAATAAAGGCTTTAGTTTGATAGAAGTAATCATTGCTGTAGCCGTATTTGCCATATTGATCGTTCCTCTTACCTCCCAGTTGATTTCCGCTGTTAATATCAATAAGAAATCAACCAAGAAACAGTATGCCATTGATAAAGCAGAACAGATCATGGAAAGCTTTAAAACTGCAGATATGAGTAGTAGTGCCATCAGTATACCTGATGGCAATTCTACAGGTAGCTATAATTTCACCTGCACAACTACAACTCCGAAAACAACGGATAATAAGATTGCCGGAGTGAAGAAGGTGAATTATACGGAGAAGACATACACATGTAATGACATATCTATAGGAGGAAATTACGCGAAGTATGGCTGTACAGTCACGGTCAGTGATCTTGCACAGCAGGTTGCTGCGATGGGGTATATCTGGGATCCGGCAACAGGAGATGCAAAAGTTGATGAAAATGGTGATTATGTTAAGATCACATCTTCAGTAGGTACTGTTCGTACACTGGATAATAAACAGGCAGCGATCATTGCCGGGGCAACTTACACAGGTGATACCGGAACCGCAGATGGAAATAATCTGGATAATCAGGCAAGTGCATATTTTAAGGATCAGAAGACAGAACTGTTAAAGAGTCATACAGTGCAGTATAATCAGATGCTTTCCAGTGATGGTGATGAATTCTGGAAGAATGATGAGTTCTCAAAGACAACGACGATTAAAGTGTCAAAGACTGCAAATAACAAATATCGTGTGCAGTGTATCGTAAAGTATGTAGATAAGACAACAATCGGCGTTATTAAGTCTGAATATGAGAACAATACAAATAACGTATATAAACCAGCCAGTGCAAATGGAGAAGGTGTAGTATATCAGAATGATTATGATAAACTGCCACCAATCTATCTGTTATATGTTCCTGCAACCAGTAATGGTATCTATGTAAATCGTGATTATGTGAATATAGATACAAATGCATTAGATGCGGATGAAAAGGCAAAGATTTATATTTTCCAGACTGTAGCAGATATTGATGATAAGTATGCAGAAATTATCAATGAAGCTTTGCAGGGCGGTGATAGCAGCAAGACACTTGATGATCTGATTTATGTAAATAATCAGCATAAGGTATCTCCATCATCTGTAAAGGTGCGTGTGAATTTTGCAGATTCAACCGGAACACTTAAGAAACCGGCAGATGAAGCAAAGATTAATACATTAGCCGGAAAGACTAAAGTATATGCGAACTTTACAGTAGATAAACCAAATTCAACTGTAAGTGTTATGGGAACAAAGGATGATACGGCGGACGATGTCTATATGTACGATCTGACTGTTCTTATGGAAGAAAAAGACAGTAATGATAAGACGACTGACAAGACGACTATATCAGGAACAAGGGGGAATTAG
- a CDS encoding type II secretion system GspH family protein, which translates to MKKRNNAGYSLVELIIVLGIIAVLSGLAAVTISAISTARATSAKESFNEELSTLVKLTKSQNKKAAMLIEKVDDKYQITYGTFTGDVTRKANGDPSDDFKDRANFTADTSIDTITLDRVKIMYAAKSSDTAKEVTEVNGTAGFMIVMFNKADGSVWSGDGIYTFNKERSNASVGKVTLNKTTGSHYTGS; encoded by the coding sequence ATGAAGAAAAGAAACAATGCTGGATATTCTCTGGTAGAACTGATTATTGTTCTTGGAATAATAGCGGTGTTATCCGGACTGGCAGCTGTTACGATATCAGCGATATCAACTGCCCGGGCTACCTCGGCTAAAGAGTCATTCAATGAGGAATTGTCTACATTAGTAAAATTGACAAAATCTCAAAATAAAAAAGCTGCTATGTTGATTGAAAAGGTTGACGATAAATATCAGATTACATACGGAACCTTTACGGGTGATGTTACGCGTAAAGCGAATGGAGACCCTTCAGATGATTTTAAAGACAGAGCTAACTTTACTGCAGACACATCAATAGATACTATAACGCTGGATCGCGTAAAGATTATGTACGCGGCAAAATCTTCAGATACCGCAAAAGAGGTTACTGAAGTAAATGGCACAGCGGGTTTTATGATCGTTATGTTTAATAAAGCAGATGGTTCGGTTTGGTCGGGAGATGGTATTTATACTTTCAATAAGGAGCGGTCGAATGCATCAGTAGGTAAAGTAACATTAAACAAAACGACTGGTAGTCATTATACAGGATCATAA
- a CDS encoding prepilin-type N-terminal cleavage/methylation domain-containing protein — translation MKKTENKGFTFIELVLYIGILSVFMVAVTTLIGSVVASNRKMTSRKKIQTQAEEAYDTMSDMLMAATDVKIYAKAKRVGETSSKEGVYLVPDASDLRQDDGSYKEGGGNKTVQVAPSSNPASGSNKRPCYNIGELDKDVALSTVSTTVGSKTADKLYIKLNYASGLDSTTGDSEITSCTLLYDKTNKKLYAYRMKASNSGGGSFIDSSNDEACLLAKNVEQFDVKVNPDEDSFAITMKLQDAQTAASYTVDGVVSLRNSNVLKAHSN, via the coding sequence GTGAAAAAAACAGAGAATAAGGGTTTCACTTTCATTGAACTGGTACTTTACATAGGTATCTTAAGTGTATTTATGGTAGCAGTTACAACCCTGATTGGATCAGTGGTTGCTTCCAATCGGAAGATGACATCCAGAAAGAAGATACAGACACAGGCTGAAGAAGCCTATGATACTATGTCTGATATGCTGATGGCAGCAACAGATGTTAAGATTTATGCAAAAGCAAAGCGAGTAGGTGAAACATCATCGAAAGAAGGCGTATATCTGGTTCCTGATGCGTCGGATTTAAGACAGGATGATGGTTCTTATAAAGAAGGAGGCGGAAACAAAACAGTGCAGGTAGCCCCTTCTTCAAATCCTGCAAGCGGATCGAATAAAAGACCTTGCTACAACATCGGTGAGTTGGATAAAGATGTAGCACTCAGTACGGTATCGACAACGGTAGGTTCAAAGACGGCGGATAAGCTTTATATTAAGCTTAATTATGCATCCGGTCTGGATTCAACAACAGGTGATAGCGAGATAACAAGTTGTACTCTATTATATGATAAGACAAACAAGAAGTTATATGCTTACAGAATGAAGGCGTCTAATTCCGGAGGCGGATCATTTATTGATTCAAGTAATGATGAGGCCTGTCTGCTTGCAAAGAATGTTGAGCAGTTTGATGTGAAGGTGAATCCGGATGAGGATAGTTTTGCAATCACCATGAAACTTCAGGATGCACAGACAGCAGCATCTTATACAGTGGATGGAGTTGTCAGCCTTAGAAATTCAAATGTGTTAAAAGCGCATTCAAACTAA